A single genomic interval of Zunongwangia sp. HGR-M22 harbors:
- a CDS encoding TlpA family protein disulfide reductase: MKKLFQNQWVNIILVVIILAMVLPQTRKPIAIVFNKLIASSPKLTDEEDRQQIESYNWILEDRFGNNVDFAQFQDKVILINYWATWCPPCIAEMPSLNDLYQDYKEKVVFLFISGEGLETSQGFMNAKGYNLPVYCMKTNYPDPLEGYKLPTSYLIDKNGTIVIKKEGAANWNSANFRNILDQLLKN, encoded by the coding sequence ATGAAGAAGCTTTTTCAAAATCAGTGGGTAAACATTATTCTTGTCGTGATTATTTTAGCGATGGTTTTACCGCAAACCAGAAAGCCGATTGCGATTGTTTTTAATAAACTTATTGCTTCCAGTCCTAAACTTACTGATGAAGAAGATCGCCAGCAAATTGAATCTTACAATTGGATTCTTGAAGATCGCTTTGGTAATAATGTAGATTTTGCCCAATTTCAGGATAAAGTTATTCTTATAAATTATTGGGCAACCTGGTGCCCTCCTTGCATTGCCGAGATGCCGAGTTTAAACGATTTGTATCAAGATTATAAAGAAAAAGTCGTGTTTCTTTTTATAAGCGGAGAAGGATTAGAAACCAGCCAGGGATTTATGAATGCTAAAGGCTATAATTTACCGGTTTATTGTATGAAAACGAATTACCCCGATCCTCTGGAAGGTTACAAACTGCCTACCTCATATCTTATAGATAAAAATGGTACTATCGTTATTAAAAAAGAAGGAGCGGCAAATTGGAATAGTGCTAATTTTAGAAATATTCTAGATCAGCTTTTAAAAAATTAG
- a CDS encoding aconitate hydratase — protein MAYDIDMIKKVYGHMADRVTKARDVVGKPLTLAEKILYSHLWDGEATTAYERAKDYVEFSPDRIACQDATAQMALLQFMQAGKKKVAVPTTVHCDHLIQAKMGAAIDLQSANKSSSEVFDFLESVSNKYGIGFWKPGAGIIHQVVLENYAFPGGMMIGTDSHTVNAGGLGMVAIGVGGADAVDVMAGMPWELKFPKLIGVKLTGKLSGWTAPKDVILKVAGILTVKGGTGAIIEYFGEGARSMSCTGKGTICNMGAEVGATTSTFGYDESMERYLKATNRADVAEAANAVKEHLTGDDEVYANPEQYFDEVIEINLSELKPHLNGPFTPDLATPISEMGVKAKENDWPINVDWGLIGSCTNSSYEDLTRAASIAQQAVDKKIKAKSDFGINPGSEQIRFTAERDGLLQIFEDLDATVFTNACGPCIGQWDRSDRKGEEKNTIVHSFNRNFSKRADGNPNTHAFVGSPEMVAAIAISGRLDFDPTRDKLINEDGEEVMLDEPKGIELPTKGFAVEDAGYVAPKEDGSSVEVKVAEDSERLQLLTPFEPWDGENLTGAKLLIKAWGKCTTDHISMAGPWLRYRGHLDNISNNCLIGAINAYNKKTNFVKSQITGEYDGVPAVQREYKKEGIPTVVVGDHNYGEGSSREHAAMEPRHLGVKVVLVKSFARIHETNLKKQGMLGLTFKNEEDYDLIQEDDTFNFIDLEEFAPDKDLTIEIVHADGSKDTIKAEHTYNQPQIEWYKHGSALNLIKKENVA, from the coding sequence ATGGCATACGATATTGATATGATCAAGAAGGTTTATGGCCATATGGCAGATCGTGTAACTAAAGCACGTGATGTTGTGGGTAAACCTTTAACACTTGCAGAAAAAATTCTTTATTCTCATTTATGGGATGGTGAAGCAACTACTGCTTATGAGAGAGCGAAAGATTATGTTGAATTCTCTCCAGATAGAATTGCTTGTCAAGATGCAACTGCGCAGATGGCTTTATTGCAATTTATGCAGGCTGGTAAAAAGAAAGTTGCTGTGCCAACTACAGTGCACTGTGATCACCTTATCCAGGCAAAAATGGGAGCTGCAATCGATCTTCAAAGTGCCAATAAATCTAGTAGTGAGGTTTTCGACTTTTTAGAGTCTGTTTCTAATAAATACGGAATCGGTTTCTGGAAACCAGGTGCAGGTATTATTCATCAGGTAGTATTAGAAAATTATGCATTCCCAGGAGGAATGATGATTGGTACCGATTCTCACACCGTTAACGCAGGTGGTTTAGGTATGGTTGCTATTGGTGTTGGTGGAGCCGATGCTGTAGATGTAATGGCAGGTATGCCTTGGGAGCTTAAATTCCCTAAACTTATAGGTGTAAAATTAACTGGAAAACTGTCTGGATGGACAGCTCCAAAAGATGTAATTCTTAAAGTTGCAGGTATCTTAACTGTAAAAGGTGGTACTGGTGCAATTATTGAATATTTTGGTGAAGGTGCACGTTCTATGTCTTGTACTGGTAAAGGTACTATTTGTAACATGGGAGCTGAAGTTGGAGCAACAACTTCAACTTTTGGTTATGATGAATCTATGGAGCGTTATTTAAAAGCTACAAACCGTGCAGATGTTGCTGAAGCAGCTAATGCTGTTAAAGAGCATTTAACAGGTGATGATGAAGTTTATGCAAATCCTGAGCAATATTTTGATGAAGTTATCGAAATTAATCTTTCAGAATTAAAACCTCATTTAAATGGACCTTTTACTCCAGATTTAGCGACTCCAATTTCTGAAATGGGAGTGAAAGCTAAAGAAAACGACTGGCCAATAAATGTAGATTGGGGACTAATTGGTTCTTGTACTAACTCTTCTTATGAAGATTTGACTCGTGCTGCTTCTATTGCACAACAGGCAGTTGATAAGAAAATAAAAGCAAAATCTGATTTTGGTATTAATCCAGGTTCAGAGCAAATTAGATTTACTGCAGAGCGTGACGGATTACTTCAAATTTTTGAAGATCTAGATGCTACTGTATTTACCAATGCTTGTGGACCATGTATTGGACAGTGGGATCGTAGTGATCGTAAAGGTGAAGAAAAGAATACGATTGTGCATTCTTTTAACCGTAACTTCTCTAAACGTGCCGATGGTAATCCAAACACCCATGCTTTTGTAGGTTCTCCAGAAATGGTTGCAGCAATTGCAATTTCAGGTCGTTTAGATTTTGATCCAACTCGTGATAAATTGATCAACGAGGATGGTGAAGAAGTAATGTTAGACGAGCCTAAAGGTATCGAGCTTCCAACAAAAGGTTTTGCTGTAGAAGATGCAGGTTATGTTGCTCCTAAAGAAGATGGTAGTAGTGTAGAAGTAAAAGTTGCTGAAGATAGTGAACGTTTACAATTATTAACTCCTTTTGAACCTTGGGATGGTGAAAATCTAACAGGAGCTAAACTTCTTATCAAAGCTTGGGGTAAATGTACTACCGACCATATTTCTATGGCTGGTCCTTGGTTACGTTACCGTGGTCATTTAGATAATATCTCTAACAACTGTTTAATTGGAGCTATAAACGCTTACAATAAGAAAACAAACTTTGTAAAAAGTCAGATCACCGGAGAATATGACGGTGTACCTGCGGTACAGAGAGAATATAAAAAAGAAGGAATTCCTACAGTTGTAGTAGGAGATCACAATTATGGTGAAGGTTCTTCTCGTGAGCACGCTGCAATGGAGCCACGTCACTTAGGTGTTAAAGTGGTATTAGTAAAATCTTTTGCTCGTATACACGAAACTAACCTTAAGAAACAAGGGATGTTAGGACTTACTTTCAAAAATGAAGAAGATTACGATCTAATTCAGGAAGACGATACATTCAATTTTATAGATCTTGAGGAGTTTGCTCCAGACAAGGATCTTACAATTGAGATCGTTCACGCAGATGGTTCTAAAGATACGATCAAAGCTGAGCATACTTACAACCAACCACAAATTGAGTGGTACAAACATGGTTCAGCTTTAAATTTAATTAAGAAAGAAAATGTAGCTTAA
- a CDS encoding AAA family ATPase, protein MSDVNLLENFVKKHQSLKNEIAKVIVGQENVIDQILLSVFSGGHSLLIGVPGLAKTLMVNTIAKALGLDFKRIQFTPDLMPSDILGSEILDENRTFKFLKGPVFTNILLADEINRTPPKTQAALLEAMQEKSVTVAGRRYDLASPYFVLATQNPIEQEGTYPLPEAQLDRFMFAINLEYPSFEEEVNVVKNTTTDKKYEIKSLFAANEISEIQHIIRKMPVADNVIEYAVKLVGKTRPNTDAAPELVKNYLDWGAGPRASQNLILAAKTHAAVNGKFSPDKENVQAVAIGILRHRVIKNYKAEAEGVTLESLIRALF, encoded by the coding sequence ATGTCTGACGTTAACTTACTAGAAAATTTTGTAAAAAAGCATCAAAGCTTAAAAAATGAAATAGCAAAAGTAATTGTTGGACAAGAAAATGTAATAGATCAAATATTGCTCTCCGTATTCTCCGGGGGGCATTCTTTGTTAATAGGGGTGCCGGGTTTGGCAAAAACGCTAATGGTAAATACTATTGCAAAGGCTTTGGGTTTAGATTTTAAAAGAATTCAATTTACTCCAGATTTAATGCCGAGCGATATCCTGGGTTCTGAGATTCTGGATGAAAATCGAACATTTAAATTTCTAAAAGGGCCTGTGTTTACTAATATATTATTAGCTGATGAGATTAACCGAACTCCGCCTAAAACCCAGGCTGCGCTTTTAGAAGCCATGCAGGAAAAATCGGTTACAGTAGCGGGAAGACGTTACGATCTTGCTTCTCCTTATTTTGTATTGGCGACACAAAACCCAATAGAGCAAGAGGGAACATATCCTTTGCCAGAAGCTCAGCTCGATCGTTTTATGTTTGCCATAAATTTAGAATATCCTAGTTTCGAGGAAGAAGTGAATGTGGTTAAAAACACGACTACAGATAAAAAATATGAAATTAAATCGTTATTTGCTGCAAACGAGATTAGTGAAATTCAGCATATAATTAGAAAAATGCCAGTAGCAGATAATGTGATAGAATATGCCGTAAAACTGGTTGGTAAAACTCGGCCAAATACAGATGCTGCACCAGAGCTTGTTAAAAATTATCTGGATTGGGGAGCAGGGCCAAGAGCTTCACAAAATCTAATATTAGCAGCAAAAACTCATGCTGCGGTGAATGGGAAATTTTCACCAGATAAAGAAAACGTTCAGGCGGTTGCGATAGGCATACTTCGCCATCGTGTAATAAAAAACTATAAAGCAGAAGCAGAAGGTGTAACTCTGGAATCTTTGATCAGAGCTCTTTTCTAA